ACAATGAGTTAAGTACCTACATTGCATTTCCATtgaaaaataaaacatcataatcTATTAAGGTTGAaacacaataaaaaataaaatataaatgtcGATATTACCTCATTATCGACagttgaattgttttttttgGCTCTCTTTTTCATAGGTCTCGATGGTTTGGGAGCCAGAGGTTCTTCACCAGATGCTTGgtttttcttcttccttcccCTCTTTAGAGGTTCACCATCTTCATCAGATGCTTGGTTATCCTTCTTCTTTCCCCTCCTTAGAGTTTCACCTAGTGACCTACGAGCTTTACTCTTTTCACGACCTTTTGTACGGACGACATCTGGATTACTATACTTAATTGGGGAATGATCTTCAACATCCTTGTCAACATTTTCAACATTGGGAGTATCTTGATTATCTACTATTTCTCCGCTTAGAGATTTTATCCATGTACCATCTAATAAATCTTTTGATACATTCTCTATCACATTTTCTACATAGTGACACTTTTGAATTGAGTCAATCACATTATCAATGATGGAATAGAATTTACTCTCTATACGCTTTGATCTCTCCATCTCGCTTGTCCATTTACCTCCAATTCCAAGAAGTTTGATGTTACCGTGTTCCCTTTCGACATCTTTCCTCCATCGTCTTAATATGTACCTTTCATGTACTAGTGTCAAGTTTCTCTTGAATAGAACCTTAAAAGCATGTCTACATAAAAAGCCCTTCCAATCAAACAATCTACATATGCAATTAACCTCCATGGTAGAACTATCAAATAATACCTTGTAATCCTTCATTATCACTTTTCCTCCACCTATATCATTTCTTTCTGTCACCTTGTATTCAAATACAAGACTATCTTCAATTGCTAAATCTGCTTCACAATACACCATTGCCATAAGCTCATCTTGTACCTTCTTAAACAAATTATGGGTGTACGCTTTCTGGAACTGTTTCTCCATTTCAAACGTAGTCATACATCGAATATCTGCATTCATGCATTGAGCATCAGCGAATATTTCCTTCTCAATTTTGTCACCCAATGCCATTTCATACTGCTCCACAAATGATTTTAGTGGTGTTTTGCTATGTACATACCCATCAAAGTATGCATTCATACTCTCACTTCGCTGTGAGGAAGACATTCCCGCCCAAAatttatcttttaaaaaaacAGGTACCCATTTCTCTCTTCCTTCATACAAAGTTTGAAACCAATTATTTTCTTCCAACTTAAAATCTTTTATCATTTGAGCCCATTTATTTTCAAACTCATCCACAATCAGGTTCTCATATACTACATCCAAAAATGCCTTTCTCAATTCGTCATACTTCTTAAATCCCCCACATTTTTCAGGAAACTTTACAAGAATATGCCACAAACACCACCTATGCCTAGCATGTGGGAATACGATACTAATTCCCTTTCCTATACTAGGGCATTGGTCTGTTATTATGGCTTCGGGTGCTTTTCCACCCATTGCTTGTAACCAAGTTTTGAACAACCATTCAAATGTTTTAGCTTCTTCATTGCTAATCAAAGCACACCCTAATAATATGGAATGACCATGGTGGTTTACTCCAACAAATGGGGCAAATGGCATTTTATATTTGTTTAACAAATATGTGGTGTCAAAAGTTACTACATCATTAAATTCCTTATAAGCTGCACGACTCCTATCATCAATCCAAAACACATTTTTCATCCTACCATCTACAGTAGcatcaatttcaaaataaaaatctcgACTAACCTTCTGCATCCTTGTAAAAAGGATATAAAGAGCTTCAGCATCAACTCCTCCAAATCTTTCCCTCCGAGCTTTATCAACATAATTACGACAATCTCTAGGTAGACAAGGCATGTTCTCTGGCCCACCAGCTTCTGCAGTTACTGCTCTAATGACTTTGCTCATCTTAACACCAGTTGCATCAAACATCTCGAATCTTCTTTTTAAAAGTGATGGCACAGTCCTATGCGCATTTAAGAACCGAGAATTTCTTGGATCCATGTCATGATTGTGTTCCACATTCACTTGTGTAATTTTCCATCGACCACCCTCTCTTTGTGCAAGATTAACTTTAGCCGGACAATTAGTTCTCGCCACTGGTCTTTTCCTTTCCCTCTTGTAATTTCTTTCCTTCCTCGTCCCTCCCTTGTGACAAGCAAACTTATGATAAACACAAATTCCCGCTTTATTGGTTGAATGAGAAAATTTCACAAATCCAAAACCCACAGAAAACGCATACTTTTGTACCATATCAAATGCATCTTCAATTGACGGGAACGACATGCCCACCTTAGGTACTTCGACAAGCTCAAGATCTTCAGGTTCTTGAGAAGCCatctacaaaaaaaaatcaagtactCAATCTTGAACAATCAGAATCATATTTAACTAAAGAAGATGAACATATTATTTAACAAGCAGAATCATATTATATGGATCTTATTACAAACTAATTATTTTTTCTCCTTTCTAACCTGCAAACCCTGGCCATCCACTGTTTTATTATATCATGTAACCAGCAGTTCCTACATAATATGGAAAGATAGGAACTCTGCAGTTCCTACAGCTTAAGCTTTGGTCCAGGCTCTCAAGGTTGACATCAAgcattgaattttgaaaatcagTGGTAGTACAATTAGTGATAATGATAGAGATTGGTTAAGTGCATTGTAATCAGTCCAGTTTGTTTTTTAGATTCAGTTTGTTCAGTCTAAGATTTTTTCAGTTTTGAGTATTAATAATTTGTATTATGTTTTGTGTATTCTGTTTCAGGTGACTGATTCAGACCCTTTAGTGAATGTCAATAAAGATAAAACAGATATTTTAATGTATTGTCACTGAGAAAACGTACAAAATTTTAACTTTTTGCCTTAGCTATTACTCTGTATAACACTAAAAAGGCCCTTGAATCCAAATCCCTCCCCAGCTTTTTACCAATTACCTAAAAGAGGGCGTTTGACAAGAGCAAAATATCTCACATCTCCTGTCGCATAGAAACCCTACAGCTAATGAGTAGCAAAAAACAGGTTCCCTTCCAAGTTCAATTGGTAATCCTCATCTGGCCTCAATGTCTTTGACAAGTTAAGTCATAACCAACCAAAAAATCACTGATGGCATTGTGATCCTGATGGCATTGTGATCCATATTATTTAACAAGCAGAATCATATTATATGGATCTTATTTTTTCTCCTTTCTAACCTGCAAACCCTGGCCATCCACTGTTTTATTATATCATGTAACCAGCAGTTCCTACATAATATGGAAAGATAGGAACTCTGCAGTTCCTACAGCTTAAGCTTTGGTCCAGGCTCTCAAGGTTGACATCAAgcattgaattttgaaaatcagTGGTAGTACAATTAGTGATAATGATAGAGATTGGTTAAGTGCATTGTAATCAGTCCAGTTTGTTTTTTAGATTCAGTTTGTTCAGTCTAAGATTTTTTCAGTTTTGAGTATTAATAATTTGTATTATGTTTTGTGTATTCTGTTTCAGGTGACTGATTCAGACCCTTTAGTGAATGTCAATAAAGATAAAACAGATATTTTAATGTATTGTCACTGAGAAAACGTACAAAATTTTAACCTTCAAAAAAGAGCCTGCCTTAGCTATTACTCTGTATAACACTAAAAAGGCCCTTGAATCCAAATCCCTCCCCAGCTTTTTACCAATTACCTAAAAGAGGGCGTTTGGCAAGAGCAAAATATCTCACATCTCCTGTCGCATAGAAACCCTACAGCTAATGAGTAGCAAAAAACAGGTTCCCTTCCAAGTTCAATTGGTAATCCTCATCTGGCCTCAATGTCTTTGACAAGTTAAGTCATAACCAACCAAAAAATCACTGATGGCATTGTGATCCTGATAAAGTTAGGGTGTA
This Spinacia oleracea cultivar Varoflay chromosome 6, BTI_SOV_V1, whole genome shotgun sequence DNA region includes the following protein-coding sequences:
- the LOC110791849 gene encoding protein FAR1-RELATED SEQUENCE 6-like isoform X1 yields the protein MGDHGLQLSQMASQEPEDLELVEVPKVGMSFPSIEDAFDMVQKYAFSVGFGFVKFSHSTNKAGICVYHKFACHKGGTRKERNYKRERKRPVARTNCPAKVNLAQREGGRWKITQVNVEHNHDMDPRNSRFLNAHRTVPSLLKRRFEMFDATGVKMSKVIRAVTAEAGGPENMPCLPRDCRNYVDKARRERFGGVDAEALYILFTRMQKVSRDFYFEIDATVDGRMKNVFWIDDRSRAAYKEFNDVVTFDTTYLLNKYKMPFAPFVGVNHHGHSILLGCALISNEEAKTFEWLFKTWLQAMGGKAPEAIITDQCPSIGKGISIVFPHARHRWCLWHILVKFPEKCGGFKKYDELRKAFLDVVYENLIVDEFENKWAQMIKDFKLEENNWFQTLYEGREKWVPVFLKDKFWAGMSSSQRSESMNAYFDGYVHSKTPLKSFVEQYEMALGDKIEKEIFADAQCMNADIRCMTTFEMEKQFQKAYTHNLFKKVQDELMAMVYCEADLAIEDSLVFEYKVTERNDIGGGKVIMKDYKVLFDSSTMEVNCICRLFDWKGFLCRHAFKVLFKRNLTLVHERYILRRWRKDVEREHGNIKLLGIGGKWTSEMERSKRIESKFYSIIDNVIDSIQKCHYVENVIENVSKDLLDGTWIKSLSGEIVDNQDTPNVENVDKDVEDHSPIKYSNPDVVRTKGREKSKARRSLGETLRRGKKKDNQASDEDGEPLKRGRKKKNQASGEEPLAPKPSRPMKKRAKKNNSTVDNEVLNSLLASPSSNEEGGFRAEPPATLGRKSMKNKAKKNNSTLHNKPTHEKGQKSAREGELGKGKRTKIPTAKLREQIFKL
- the LOC110791849 gene encoding protein FAR1-RELATED SEQUENCE 6-like isoform X2, with the translated sequence MGDHGLQLSQMASQEPEDLELVEVPKVGMSFPSIEDAFDMVQKYAFSVGFGFVKFSHSTNKAGICVYHKFACHKGGTRKERNYKRERKRPVARTNCPAKVNLAQREGGRWKITQVNVEHNHDMDPRNSRFLNAHRTVPSLLKRRFEMFDATGVKMSKVIRAVTAEAGGPENMPCLPRDCRNYVDKARRERFGGVDAEALYILFTRMQKVSRDFYFEIDATVDGRMKNVFWIDDRSRAAYKEFNDVVTFDTTYLLNKYKMPFAPFVGVNHHGHSILLGCALISNEEAKTFEWLFKTWLQAMGGKAPEAIITDQCPSIGKGISIVFPHARHRWCLWHILVKFPEKCGGFKKYDELRKAFLDVVYENLIVDEFENKWAQMIKDFKLEENNWFQTLYEGREKWVPVFLKDKFWAGMSSSQRSESMNAYFDGYVHSKTPLKSFVEQYEMALGDKIEKEIFADAQCMNADIRCMTTFEMEKQFQKAYTHNLFKKVQDELMAMVYCEADLAIEDSLVFEYKVTERNDIGGGKVIMKDYKVLFDSSTMEVNCICRLFDWKGFLCRHAFKVLFKRNLTLVHERYILRRWRKDVEREHGNIKLLGIGGKWTSEMERSKRIESKFYSIIDNVIDSIQKCHYVENVIENVSKDLLDGTWIKSLSGEIVDNQDTPNVENVDKDVEDHSPIKYSNPDVVRTKGREKSKARRSLGETLRRGKKKDNQASDEDGEPLKRGRKKKNQASGEEPLAPKPSRPMKKRAKKNNSTVDNEDKSRKT